In one window of Halomarina pelagica DNA:
- a CDS encoding bis(5'-nucleosyl)-tetraphosphatase: MIEATSAGAILFRDTRGRREYLLLKSRTGDWEFPKGGVEGEEELQQTAIREIAEEAGIDDIRLIDGFREDYDYIFEANGNTIHKTVHLFIAKSFEASAELSSEHRDLQWRDYEQAINTITQDGPRDILREAHRFLDNGGLKG, translated from the coding sequence ATGATAGAGGCCACGAGCGCCGGAGCAATCCTGTTCCGCGATACGCGTGGCCGTCGTGAGTACCTCCTGCTCAAGAGCCGCACGGGGGACTGGGAGTTCCCCAAGGGCGGCGTTGAGGGGGAAGAAGAGTTGCAGCAGACGGCCATCCGCGAGATCGCAGAGGAGGCCGGCATCGACGACATCCGACTCATCGACGGCTTCAGAGAGGACTACGACTACATCTTCGAGGCGAACGGGAACACCATCCACAAGACGGTGCACCTGTTCATCGCGAAGTCCTTCGAGGCGAGCGCCGAACTCTCCTCGGAGCACCGCGACCTGCAGTGGCGCGACTACGAGCAGGCGATCAACACCATCACGCAGGACGGCCCGCGCGACATCCTGCGTGAGGCCCACCGCTTCCTCGACAACGGCGGCCTGAAGGGCTGA
- a CDS encoding DUF7513 family protein codes for MSLGSYLRGLFRTTTPTFREGQELTVFVTGYRAGTAVARVGDTELRVTDAPEGLLDSRVRIRVTSFDASSHSGEAEYLERVGESAF; via the coding sequence ATGAGCCTCGGTTCGTACCTCCGCGGCCTCTTTCGCACCACGACGCCCACCTTCCGGGAGGGCCAGGAACTGACGGTGTTCGTCACCGGCTACCGGGCCGGGACGGCGGTCGCCCGCGTCGGCGACACGGAGTTACGCGTCACGGACGCCCCCGAGGGACTCCTCGATTCGCGCGTGCGGATCCGGGTGACCTCCTTCGACGCCAGCAGCCACTCTGGGGAGGCGGAGTACCTGGAGCGCGTCGGCGAGAGCGCGTTCTAA
- a CDS encoding 2Fe-2S iron-sulfur cluster-binding protein: MTEYTVEFVGTGETISVSDKQTVLSRCIEEGIAQEYSCRVGMCLACSAEIVEGEVEQPVAVARGLTEEEAERYALTCMARPASDLKLDRGKYPPSIEGDAEGGPETASADD, translated from the coding sequence ATGACCGAGTACACCGTCGAGTTCGTCGGAACGGGTGAGACAATATCAGTCTCGGACAAGCAGACCGTCCTCAGCCGCTGCATCGAGGAGGGCATCGCCCAGGAGTACTCCTGCCGCGTCGGGATGTGCCTGGCCTGCTCGGCCGAGATCGTGGAGGGGGAGGTCGAACAACCCGTCGCCGTCGCCCGCGGGCTGACCGAGGAGGAGGCCGAGCGCTACGCGCTGACGTGCATGGCCCGGCCCGCCTCCGACCTGAAACTCGACCGGGGGAAGTACCCCCCGAGCATCGAGGGGGACGCGGAGGGCGGGCCTGAGACGGCGTCGGCGGACGACTGA
- a CDS encoding NAD(P)/FAD-dependent oxidoreductase, translated as MADTPEYQVAVVGGGPAGLTAALYATRLGHDTVVINRGGGRAAMMLDTHNVIGVPESVSGNEFLRTATEQIEGYGADVRRDFVADVERTDDGRFRVIGNDAEVLAERVVLATGFSDVRPDPPLPRTGRGLHYCLHCDAYMFVDEPVFVMGHGDSAAVVAMIMLNFTPEVDLLTRGREPEWGEETDERLRAHPIDVIEEEVVGMEKGEDGWLEAFEFEDGTRREYRGGFPMYGSEYNNDLAASLGCELNDDGTVVVDDHGRTSADGVFAVGDLTPGHNQIPVAMGEGAKAGIALHYDLREFPRSLEEIEERGPVAAEEVPAVSDRLRERAREHGEGADAPEEATADDD; from the coding sequence ATGGCAGACACCCCCGAGTATCAGGTCGCGGTCGTCGGCGGCGGCCCGGCCGGACTCACCGCCGCGCTGTACGCCACCCGACTGGGCCACGACACGGTAGTGATAAACCGCGGCGGCGGCCGCGCCGCGATGATGCTCGACACGCACAACGTCATCGGCGTCCCCGAGTCCGTCTCGGGCAACGAGTTCCTGCGGACCGCCACCGAACAGATCGAGGGCTACGGCGCGGACGTCCGCCGCGACTTCGTCGCGGACGTCGAGCGCACCGACGACGGCCGGTTCCGCGTGATCGGCAACGACGCGGAGGTGCTCGCGGAGCGCGTCGTCCTCGCCACCGGTTTCTCGGACGTGCGACCCGATCCGCCGCTGCCCCGCACGGGCCGCGGGCTGCACTACTGCCTGCACTGCGACGCCTACATGTTCGTCGACGAGCCGGTGTTCGTGATGGGCCACGGCGACAGCGCCGCCGTCGTCGCCATGATCATGCTCAACTTCACGCCCGAGGTGGACCTGCTGACCCGCGGGCGCGAACCGGAGTGGGGCGAGGAGACCGACGAGCGCCTGCGCGCCCACCCGATCGACGTGATCGAGGAGGAGGTCGTCGGCATGGAGAAGGGCGAGGACGGCTGGCTCGAGGCGTTCGAGTTCGAGGACGGCACCCGACGGGAGTACCGGGGCGGCTTCCCGATGTACGGTTCGGAGTACAACAACGACCTCGCGGCGTCGCTCGGCTGCGAACTGAACGACGACGGCACCGTGGTCGTGGACGACCACGGTCGCACCAGCGCGGACGGCGTCTTCGCCGTCGGCGACCTCACGCCCGGCCACAACCAGATCCCCGTCGCCATGGGCGAGGGGGCGAAGGCGGGCATCGCGCTCCACTACGACCTGCGCGAGTTCCCCCGGTCGCTCGAGGAGATCGAGGAGCGCGGTCCCGTCGCCGCAGAGGAGGTGCCCGCCGTCTCGGATCGCCTGCGCGAGCGCGCCCGCGAACACGGCGAGGGGGCGGACGCGCCCGAGGAAGCGACCGCGGACGACGACTGA
- a CDS encoding LabA-like NYN domain-containing protein, with amino-acid sequence MPPIHPDQRVAVLADARNLYHSSHSVYSRNVDYASLLEAAVYDRKLVRAIAYVVRAHAPEEESFFEALEDIGFETKIKELKTYSDGTKKADWDVGLSLDAVTLGRHVDAVVLCTGDGDFSRLCSHLRHEGTRVEVMGFRQSTATELIEAADSFVDLSEQTDRFLL; translated from the coding sequence ATGCCTCCGATTCACCCGGATCAACGCGTCGCCGTACTCGCCGACGCGCGCAACCTCTATCACTCGTCGCACAGCGTCTACTCGCGCAACGTCGACTACGCCAGCCTGCTCGAGGCGGCGGTGTACGACCGCAAGCTCGTCCGCGCCATCGCGTACGTCGTCCGGGCGCACGCGCCGGAGGAGGAGTCGTTCTTCGAGGCGCTCGAGGACATCGGCTTCGAGACGAAGATCAAAGAGCTGAAGACCTACAGCGACGGGACGAAGAAGGCCGACTGGGACGTGGGGCTGAGCCTCGACGCTGTGACGCTCGGCCGCCACGTCGACGCCGTCGTCCTCTGCACGGGCGACGGCGACTTCTCGCGGCTCTGCTCGCACCTCCGCCACGAGGGCACCCGCGTCGAGGTGATGGGCTTTCGCCAGTCCACGGCGACGGAACTCATCGAGGCCGCGGACTCGTTCGTCGACCTGAGCGAGCAGACGGACAGGTTCCTGCTGTAG
- the dapB gene encoding 4-hydroxy-tetrahydrodipicolinate reductase, translating into MRVVVTGATGRMGRIVREVAGERGWEVLPVSRSEGTKYEPSSLASALAEERPDALVDFTVPAASVETVATCADAGIPAVVGTTGFDDEQLDALWEASQSTPVLHAPNFARGVAALIGLVREAVAALPGYDVELTETHHRGKRDAPSGTANRLLDAVDEARGASAERVHGRQGAHLRGDREVGVHVRRAGDVRGEHEVLLAGNDEVLTLTHRAESRRVFAAGALDAAAWLAGREAGWYDFSEVLNDDA; encoded by the coding sequence ATGAGAGTAGTCGTCACGGGCGCGACCGGGCGGATGGGACGGATCGTCCGCGAGGTAGCGGGGGAACGCGGGTGGGAGGTGCTTCCCGTCTCCCGCTCTGAGGGGACCAAGTACGAGCCCTCGAGCCTCGCGTCCGCCCTCGCCGAGGAGCGCCCCGACGCGCTCGTCGACTTCACCGTCCCGGCGGCGAGCGTCGAGACCGTCGCCACCTGCGCCGACGCGGGCATTCCGGCGGTCGTCGGGACGACCGGGTTCGACGACGAGCAGTTGGACGCGCTCTGGGAGGCGAGCCAGTCGACTCCCGTATTGCACGCCCCGAACTTCGCCCGCGGCGTCGCGGCCCTGATCGGCCTCGTCCGCGAGGCCGTCGCCGCCCTCCCGGGCTACGACGTGGAACTCACGGAGACCCACCACCGCGGCAAGCGCGACGCGCCGAGCGGTACCGCGAACCGCCTGCTCGACGCCGTCGACGAGGCGCGCGGGGCGTCCGCAGAGCGCGTCCACGGGCGACAGGGCGCGCACCTGCGCGGCGACCGCGAGGTGGGCGTCCACGTCCGGCGCGCGGGCGACGTCCGCGGCGAGCACGAGGTGCTGCTCGCGGGCAACGACGAGGTGCTGACGCTCACCCACCGCGCCGAGAGCCGGCGGGTGTTCGCCGCGGGGGCGCTCGACGCCGCCGCGTGGCTCGCCGGGCGCGAGGCGGGCTGGTACGACTTCTCGGAGGTGCTGAATGACGACGCTTGA
- a CDS encoding DUF5787 family protein, whose translation MREPEFTFELRVCQWAEREWPPEGSLDDETAVLVARQLGTRSRRWDTLVLECDREALAARAVFGPDRLTGDLLHVVRHAPRGWAYYREALPDPGYPWRYVRETIHEAADRGIVDTRRRGGRIELRRKWHYPDWCRRIVAIENKPDLDASAARRLGDQLERDVALALADEVWVATRATDDGVEPALLERLPVEAGILTFDGGGASVAWHPASLAVDEPGTRIAERPSGGDDASAARFEYADPDWKRAKRRELAERAYERGWRAYVGTMRPDCRHFELRREGDALLPWCAAKGRTQTARECSGRCERFSPEPPAWRTRGWPIEGGPGKGIRRLLDRQRERARRPD comes from the coding sequence ATGCGGGAGCCGGAGTTCACGTTCGAACTCCGCGTCTGCCAGTGGGCCGAGCGCGAGTGGCCGCCAGAGGGATCGCTCGACGACGAGACGGCCGTCCTCGTCGCCCGACAGCTCGGCACGCGGAGCCGCCGCTGGGACACGCTCGTGCTGGAGTGCGACCGCGAGGCGCTCGCGGCCCGCGCGGTCTTCGGGCCCGACCGGCTGACGGGCGACCTCCTGCACGTCGTCCGCCACGCGCCGCGCGGGTGGGCGTACTACCGCGAGGCCCTCCCCGATCCGGGCTACCCCTGGCGCTACGTCCGCGAGACGATCCACGAGGCCGCCGATCGGGGGATCGTCGACACCAGACGGCGAGGGGGGCGCATCGAACTCAGACGGAAGTGGCACTACCCCGACTGGTGTCGGCGGATCGTCGCGATCGAGAACAAGCCGGACCTCGACGCGAGCGCGGCGCGCCGCCTCGGCGATCAACTGGAGCGGGACGTGGCGCTCGCGCTGGCCGACGAGGTGTGGGTCGCGACCCGCGCGACTGACGACGGCGTCGAACCGGCGCTGCTCGAGCGGCTCCCCGTCGAGGCGGGCATCCTCACGTTCGACGGCGGCGGCGCGTCGGTGGCCTGGCACCCCGCGTCCCTCGCGGTCGACGAGCCGGGGACGCGGATCGCAGAGCGACCGAGCGGGGGCGACGACGCCTCAGCCGCGCGGTTCGAGTACGCCGACCCCGACTGGAAGCGGGCGAAGCGCCGCGAACTCGCCGAACGCGCCTACGAGCGCGGGTGGCGCGCCTACGTCGGGACGATGCGGCCGGACTGTCGGCACTTCGAGTTGCGACGCGAGGGGGACGCGCTGCTCCCCTGGTGTGCGGCGAAGGGGCGGACCCAGACCGCCCGGGAGTGTTCCGGCCGGTGCGAACGGTTCTCGCCGGAGCCGCCCGCCTGGCGCACCCGTGGCTGGCCCATCGAGGGCGGTCCGGGGAAGGGGATACGGCGGTTGCTCGACCGCCAGCGCGAGCGCGCGCGGCGACCCGACTGA
- a CDS encoding glutaredoxin family protein, with product MTFEPQSDLSEEEVRERVDSAIEENEVVLFMKGTPLMPQCGYSRRALGLIGQHRDDVATVDVLEALDAYRAALKEHSGWETIPQTYVNGEFVGGSDVLAELDERGQLAATLDGE from the coding sequence ATGACGTTCGAACCGCAGTCCGACCTGAGCGAGGAGGAGGTCCGCGAGCGCGTCGACAGCGCCATAGAGGAGAACGAGGTCGTGCTGTTCATGAAGGGGACGCCGCTGATGCCCCAGTGTGGCTACTCCCGGCGGGCGCTCGGGCTCATCGGCCAGCACCGCGACGACGTGGCGACCGTGGACGTGCTGGAGGCGCTCGACGCCTACCGCGCCGCGCTGAAGGAACACAGCGGGTGGGAGACCATCCCGCAGACGTACGTGAACGGCGAGTTCGTCGGCGGAAGTGACGTCCTGGCTGAACTCGACGAACGCGGACAGCTCGCGGCGACCCTGGACGGAGAATAA
- a CDS encoding 2,3,4,5-tetrahydropyridine-2,6-dicarboxylate N-succinyltransferase gives MTTLETDVGELWDRYEDGLTAGDAGVDELATLDAFLDALEAGEVRAAERESRAEWRAVPWVKRGILLNFALRETRPRQYGDVTYHDVLPLRETRDLAVRGTRNTPDGTVIRRGAYVGSDAILMSPSFVNVGAHVGDGTLVDSCDTVGSCAQVGRDVKLGANTLLGGVLEPVEDAPVIVEDGVSLGAGCRVTSGFVVGEGSVVGENTLLTPRIPVYDLVEEEVVYGHLPPERRAFTRFVESSVGDHDLFDGGAYKPAVVATHIEDRTLEASEREGALRE, from the coding sequence ATGACGACGCTTGAAACCGACGTAGGCGAGCTGTGGGATCGATACGAGGACGGCCTGACCGCGGGCGACGCGGGAGTGGACGAGCTGGCGACGCTCGACGCGTTCCTCGACGCGCTCGAGGCCGGCGAGGTGCGCGCCGCGGAGCGCGAGTCGCGCGCGGAGTGGCGCGCCGTCCCGTGGGTCAAGCGGGGCATCCTGCTCAACTTCGCCCTGCGCGAGACGCGCCCGCGACAGTACGGCGACGTCACCTACCACGACGTGCTCCCGCTGCGCGAGACGCGCGACCTCGCCGTCCGCGGCACGCGAAACACGCCGGACGGGACCGTGATCCGCCGCGGCGCGTACGTCGGAAGCGACGCGATCCTCATGTCGCCGTCGTTCGTCAACGTCGGCGCGCACGTCGGCGACGGCACGCTGGTCGACTCCTGCGACACGGTCGGCTCCTGCGCGCAGGTCGGCCGCGACGTGAAGCTCGGCGCGAACACGCTGCTCGGCGGCGTCCTCGAACCCGTCGAGGACGCGCCCGTGATCGTCGAGGACGGCGTCTCGCTCGGAGCGGGCTGCCGGGTCACCTCCGGGTTCGTCGTAGGCGAGGGGAGCGTCGTGGGCGAGAACACGCTCCTCACGCCGCGCATCCCCGTCTACGACCTCGTCGAGGAGGAGGTCGTGTACGGCCACCTCCCGCCGGAGCGCCGCGCCTTCACGCGGTTCGTGGAGTCGAGCGTCGGCGACCACGACCTGTTCGACGGCGGGGCGTACAAGCCCGCCGTCGTCGCGACGCACATCGAGGACCGCACGCTCGAGGCGAGCGAGCGGGAGGGGGCGCTGCGCGAATGA
- a CDS encoding DUF5797 family protein, with protein MPLSEEAKERLRDVVELQPTKNAELLDRWDLDSGSEVHRYLESELKDYYFRDENSLIRATAEGAELVGVDPGDEAIRVPELQVRIAEVVAGPDEDPESVVSVLHKLREAGEDADVDEVRSGLRSLQDKGVVEVVQQTVPTFRLAVPRDELAVEALD; from the coding sequence GTGCCGCTCTCCGAGGAAGCGAAAGAACGGCTGCGCGACGTCGTCGAGTTGCAGCCGACGAAGAACGCCGAACTGCTGGACCGCTGGGACCTCGACAGCGGTAGCGAGGTCCACCGGTACCTCGAATCCGAACTGAAGGACTACTACTTCCGCGACGAGAACAGCCTCATCCGGGCGACCGCCGAGGGGGCCGAACTCGTCGGCGTCGACCCCGGCGACGAGGCCATCCGCGTCCCCGAGCTACAGGTCCGGATCGCCGAGGTCGTCGCCGGGCCCGACGAGGACCCCGAGAGCGTCGTCTCCGTCCTCCACAAACTCCGGGAAGCCGGCGAGGACGCCGACGTGGACGAGGTACGCTCGGGCCTCCGGAGCCTCCAGGACAAGGGCGTCGTCGAGGTCGTACAGCAGACCGTTCCGACGTTCCGACTCGCCGTCCCTCGTGACGAACTCGCGGTCGAGGCGCTCGATTAA
- a CDS encoding phosphoadenosine phosphosulfate reductase family protein, producing MADFPQYLDVDYTDGEGESPEDYPALEDKIEKAIEVTKTGLQEYENPAVMWTGGKDSTLTLYFVKEVAEQYDLELPPTIFIDHFQHFDELIDFVEHWADEWDLEVVYARNDDVGSLADDPGDEIRVEDLNEQNQHHVRNILEYEDDTFPFLLDTYVGNHLLKTVALNNALEEYDIDGIISGIRWDEQEARADETFFSPRHDPDIYPPHDRIQPILQFEERDVWDAFWNFVVPETVEDYPAGHVPQDYDDLPNDLTHEDIPVSPKYFAGFRSLGSEVSTDKSAEEPAWLQDLEGTTERAGRAQDKEDLMARLRDLGYM from the coding sequence ATGGCAGACTTCCCGCAGTACCTCGACGTGGACTACACGGATGGCGAGGGAGAATCCCCCGAGGATTATCCGGCGCTCGAGGACAAGATCGAGAAGGCCATCGAGGTCACGAAGACGGGCCTCCAGGAGTACGAGAATCCGGCGGTCATGTGGACCGGCGGCAAGGACTCGACGCTCACCCTCTACTTCGTCAAGGAGGTCGCAGAGCAGTACGACCTCGAACTGCCGCCGACCATCTTCATCGACCACTTCCAGCACTTCGACGAACTCATCGACTTCGTCGAGCACTGGGCCGACGAGTGGGATCTCGAAGTGGTCTACGCCCGCAACGACGACGTCGGGTCGCTCGCCGACGACCCCGGCGACGAGATCCGCGTCGAGGACCTGAACGAGCAGAACCAGCACCACGTGCGGAACATCCTCGAGTACGAGGATGACACCTTCCCGTTCCTGCTCGACACCTACGTCGGCAACCACCTCCTCAAGACCGTCGCGCTCAACAACGCGCTCGAGGAGTACGACATCGACGGCATCATCTCCGGCATCCGCTGGGACGAGCAGGAGGCGCGCGCCGACGAGACCTTCTTCAGCCCCCGCCACGACCCGGACATCTACCCGCCCCACGACCGAATTCAGCCGATCCTCCAGTTCGAGGAGCGCGACGTCTGGGACGCCTTCTGGAACTTCGTCGTCCCGGAGACGGTCGAGGACTACCCGGCCGGGCACGTCCCGCAGGACTACGACGACCTGCCGAACGACCTCACCCACGAGGACATCCCCGTCTCGCCCAAGTACTTCGCCGGGTTCCGCTCGCTCGGCAGCGAGGTCAGCACCGACAAGAGCGCCGAGGAACCCGCCTGGCTGCAGGACCTGGAGGGCACCACCGAGCGCGCCGGCCGCGCCCAGGACAAGGAGGACCTGATGGCCCGGCTGCGCGACCTCGGCTACATGTAA
- a CDS encoding geranylgeranyl reductase family protein codes for MTTHEYDVVVVGAGTGGCYAAATVARAGYDVVVVERKSAEEAGHIACGDALKGAANFPDAIPKSQIEPAFTNTDVDHGRFEIPSEDAVLDIPVPGELAVIDRWEYGRRIIEGADRAGVEFHYDTVVRDVLQADGGRVTGVAGVRRGEPVTYEGEVVIDAAGSLSILQDKADLSGSTFDTNVRYSQFSSAYREIVEVEEPVEWYDALVFKPTKRSAGYLWYFPRTPTEINVGLGFQMNERPMKLVQDLREDLRNRPEFRNARVIDKLGAALPTRRTYDSAVAPGFVAVGDAAAHVNPTTGGGIAGAAYAGKYAGEQVVEAIETADVSEGALWRYNERVMDHYGGRYAALDVYNVFSTAYDLDDLMSLLAALPGEQLSEALYSGSTGVSPGLAARTLWKSRGHWETLVALYRTKRLADRLLRHYEAYPDSPADFPRWRIKRDRIMDDIYETVGAEPKY; via the coding sequence ATGACCACGCACGAATACGACGTCGTCGTCGTCGGGGCCGGGACCGGCGGGTGCTACGCCGCGGCCACGGTCGCCCGGGCGGGGTACGACGTCGTCGTCGTCGAGCGCAAGAGCGCCGAGGAGGCGGGACACATCGCCTGCGGCGACGCGCTCAAGGGGGCGGCGAACTTCCCCGACGCCATCCCGAAGTCCCAGATCGAACCCGCCTTCACCAACACGGACGTTGACCACGGGCGGTTCGAGATCCCCTCCGAGGACGCCGTCCTCGACATCCCCGTCCCCGGCGAACTCGCGGTCATCGACCGCTGGGAGTACGGCCGGCGCATCATCGAGGGGGCGGACCGGGCCGGCGTCGAGTTCCACTACGACACGGTCGTCCGCGACGTGCTCCAGGCCGACGGCGGCCGCGTGACGGGCGTCGCGGGCGTCCGGAGGGGCGAACCCGTCACCTACGAGGGGGAGGTGGTGATCGACGCCGCCGGATCGCTCTCCATCCTCCAGGACAAGGCCGACCTCTCCGGGTCGACGTTCGACACGAACGTCCGGTACTCGCAGTTCTCCTCAGCCTACCGCGAGATCGTCGAGGTCGAGGAGCCCGTCGAGTGGTACGACGCGCTCGTGTTCAAGCCCACGAAGCGCTCGGCGGGCTACCTGTGGTACTTCCCGCGGACGCCCACCGAGATCAACGTCGGCCTCGGCTTCCAGATGAACGAGCGGCCCATGAAGCTCGTGCAGGACCTCCGCGAGGACCTGCGAAACCGCCCCGAGTTCCGGAACGCCCGCGTGATCGACAAGCTGGGCGCGGCGCTCCCGACCCGCCGCACGTACGACTCGGCGGTCGCGCCGGGGTTCGTGGCCGTCGGGGACGCCGCCGCCCACGTCAACCCCACCACCGGCGGCGGGATCGCCGGCGCGGCCTACGCCGGCAAGTACGCCGGCGAGCAGGTCGTCGAGGCGATCGAGACGGCCGACGTGAGCGAGGGGGCGCTCTGGCGGTACAACGAGCGCGTCATGGACCACTACGGCGGCCGCTACGCCGCGCTCGACGTCTACAACGTCTTCTCCACCGCCTACGACCTCGACGATCTGATGAGCCTCCTGGCGGCGCTCCCCGGCGAGCAGCTCTCCGAGGCGCTCTACTCCGGCTCGACCGGCGTCAGTCCGGGGCTCGCCGCCCGCACCCTCTGGAAGTCCCGCGGTCACTGGGAGACGCTCGTCGCCCTCTACCGGACGAAGCGCCTCGCGGACCGCCTCCTGCGCCACTACGAGGCCTACCCCGACTCGCCGGCCGACTTCCCCCGCTGGCGGATCAAGCGCGACCGCATCATGGACGACATCTACGAGACGGTCGGCGCGGAGCCGAAGTACTAG
- a CDS encoding uS10/mL48 family ribosomal protein, translating to MTFVTTLTLTSGDRHTLEDVVEDIKATAERKGAELKGPHPAPPTDYRVPQSKRLDDGETFEPWDYTVYKRTMRIVGHDEVARRTAHREFPDQVHVEVEIEQVTGVGR from the coding sequence ATGACCTTCGTTACGACCCTCACCCTCACCAGCGGGGACCGCCACACGCTCGAGGACGTGGTCGAGGACATCAAGGCCACCGCGGAGCGAAAGGGCGCGGAGCTGAAGGGGCCACATCCGGCACCGCCGACGGACTACCGCGTCCCGCAGTCGAAGCGACTCGACGACGGCGAGACGTTCGAGCCGTGGGACTACACCGTCTACAAGCGGACGATGCGGATCGTCGGCCACGACGAGGTCGCCAGGCGGACCGCCCACCGGGAGTTCCCCGATCAGGTCCACGTCGAAGTCGAGATCGAACAGGTCACCGGCGTCGGCCGCTGA
- a CDS encoding DUF7110 family protein has protein sequence MTSHVYTLHSTLELPLEDVFEYFEDADLPVEIDDVEITRRNNTLIVSAVAAEDNISKYTPTAQLKASVTENRIYLDEEEEDESGPFGGGPSGAPQWTAFGQQEEEQVERPSELVEYACFKGDRETVLQNTALQYPMFEVLCDLALECEKGTLTAITARDGELQATRIVNGEERAATLKVVEDPRDAPNGNGINWRDNKFIS, from the coding sequence ATGACCAGCCACGTATACACTCTTCACTCGACGCTCGAACTGCCACTCGAAGACGTATTTGAGTACTTCGAGGACGCTGACCTCCCCGTCGAAATAGACGACGTCGAGATCACACGACGGAACAACACGCTCATCGTGAGCGCAGTCGCCGCCGAGGACAACATCAGCAAGTACACGCCGACAGCGCAGTTGAAGGCGAGCGTCACGGAGAACAGGATCTACCTCGACGAAGAGGAAGAAGACGAGAGCGGGCCGTTCGGCGGCGGGCCGTCCGGTGCCCCCCAGTGGACCGCGTTCGGACAGCAGGAAGAAGAGCAGGTCGAACGGCCGTCGGAACTCGTCGAGTACGCCTGCTTCAAGGGCGATCGAGAGACCGTCCTGCAGAACACCGCGCTCCAGTATCCGATGTTCGAGGTCCTCTGTGACCTCGCGCTCGAGTGCGAGAAGGGAACGCTCACCGCCATCACCGCGCGCGACGGGGAACTCCAGGCGACGCGCATCGTCAACGGCGAGGAGCGCGCCGCGACGCTGAAGGTCGTCGAGGACCCGCGCGACGCGCCGAACGGCAACGGGATCAACTGGCGAGACAACAAGTTCATCAGCTAG
- the dapA gene encoding 4-hydroxy-tetrahydrodipicolinate synthase — MTHEPYTGVFPALTTPFTEDDRIDHETLAANARRLEEAGVDGIVPVGTTGESATMTHDEHIEVIETVAGAVSEVPVVAGAGSNATHEAVALAGRAADAGADGLLLISPYYNKPEPAGMEYHFRAVADAVDLPQIVYNVPGRTGRNIAVETAVSLARHENVVGYKAASGDLTRVTRVIEGTREESFTVLSGDDALTLPMLAIGATGCISVTANVEPERVCAMVGAALDGDFERARALHHELGPLNRALFAETNPIPVKAAMAMRGYMPERMRPPLSPLTDGNREELSAILAALDRNTPHEVQARQTEP, encoded by the coding sequence ATGACGCACGAACCGTACACCGGAGTCTTCCCCGCACTCACCACGCCGTTCACCGAGGACGACCGCATCGACCACGAGACGCTCGCCGCGAACGCCCGCCGACTGGAGGAGGCGGGCGTGGACGGCATCGTCCCCGTCGGGACGACCGGCGAGAGCGCCACGATGACCCACGACGAGCACATCGAGGTCATCGAGACGGTCGCCGGGGCCGTGAGCGAGGTGCCCGTCGTCGCCGGCGCGGGGAGCAACGCCACCCACGAGGCCGTCGCGCTCGCCGGGCGCGCCGCCGACGCGGGGGCCGACGGCCTGCTCCTCATCTCGCCGTACTACAACAAGCCCGAACCGGCGGGTATGGAGTACCACTTCCGGGCCGTCGCCGACGCCGTCGACCTCCCGCAGATCGTCTACAACGTCCCCGGCCGCACCGGGCGCAACATCGCCGTCGAGACGGCCGTCTCGCTCGCGCGCCACGAGAACGTCGTGGGATACAAGGCGGCGAGCGGCGACCTCACCCGCGTCACGCGAGTCATCGAGGGGACGCGCGAGGAGTCGTTCACCGTCCTCTCGGGCGACGACGCGCTCACCCTCCCGATGCTCGCCATCGGCGCGACGGGGTGCATCAGCGTCACCGCCAACGTCGAACCCGAGCGCGTCTGCGCGATGGTCGGCGCGGCGCTGGACGGCGACTTCGAGCGGGCGCGCGCGCTCCACCACGAACTCGGCCCGCTCAACCGCGCGCTGTTCGCCGAGACGAACCCGATCCCGGTGAAGGCGGCGATGGCGATGCGGGGGTACATGCCCGAGCGCATGCGCCCGCCGCTCTCGCCGCTGACCGACGGCAACCGCGAGGAACTCTCCGCAATCCTCGCCGCTCTCGATAGGAATACCCCTCACGAAGTACAAGCGCGACAGACGGAACCATGA